A genomic segment from Eremothecium gossypii ATCC 10895 chromosome III, complete sequence encodes:
- the SPP1 gene encoding Spp1p (Syntenic homolog of Saccharomyces cerevisiae YPL138C (SPP1)), which translates to MGFRIRDAHYHTLAANRWSIAMSLPDWCPPFQGTKQDPSTGEDVYCICKKPDGGELMVQCDGCGDWFHFTCIRIPSAYKSLVFSFYCPYCQAGITYSGTGALPRTVWKRRCRMEGCYRACARDSKYCGPEHGEAYMRALVERAGPGGQAVVQQMVRTGQFESLGTGALPLARRDVDPALYDRVVGADARLGELEAEAREVREARRPALRAQLAALSAYLAWVREVNDALFHDTEEAAPRRGKARARRKPKRALCGFRADYQAPLPAADFAASYADDAALLHGVCCRLRCPRHQDWASMRLGSVQFELEALDSAEQRLQLLISMRKEHLSLRFHELRAGAHPRVATPAT; encoded by the coding sequence ATGGGATTTCGTATTAGAGATGCACATTACCATACGCTAGCCGCTAACCGTTGGTCAATAGCGATGAGCCTACCAGACTGGTGTCCTCCATTCCAAGGTACCAAGCAGGACCCCAGCACGGGCGAGGATGTGTACTGCATCTGCAAGAAGCCGGACGGCGGCGAGCTGATGGTGCAGTGCGACGGATGTGGCGACTGGTTCCATTTCACGTGCATCCGGATCCCCAGCGCGTACAAGAGCTTGGTATTCTCGTTCTACTGCCCCTATTGCCAGGCAGGTATCACGTACAGCGGGACGGGCGCGCTGCCGAGGACGGTGTGGAAGCGGCGGTGCCGCATGGAGGGTTGCTACCGGGCTTGCGCGCGCGACAGCAAGTACTGCGGGCCGGAGCACGGGGAGGCGTACATGCGGGCGCTGGTGGAGCGCGCGGGGCCGGGTGGGCAGGCGGTGGTGCAGCAGATGGTGCGTACGGGGCAGTTCGAGAGCCTGGGCAcgggcgcgctgccgctAGCGCGGCGCGACGTGGACCCGGCGCTGTACGACCGGGTGGTGGGCGCGGACGCGCGGCTCGgggagctggaggcggaggcgcgcgaggtgcgcgaggcgcggcggcccgcgctgcgcgcacAACTGGCCGCGCTGAGCGCGTACCTGGCGTGGGTGCGTGAGGTGAATGACGCGCTGTTCCATGACACAGAGGAGGCGGCTCCGCGGCGCGGCAaggcgcgcgcgcgccgcaagCCCAAGCGCGCGCTCTGCGGCTTCCGCGCCGACTACCaggcgccgctgccggccGCGGACTTTGCCGCCAGCTACGCGGACGACGCGGCGCTCCTGCACGGCGTGTGCTGTCGCCtgcgctgcccgcgccaCCAAGACTGGGCCAGCATGCGGCTCGGCTCCGTGCAGTTCGAGCTCGAGGCGCTCGACAGCGCGGagcagcggctgcagctgctcatCAGCATGCGCAAGGAACACCTGTCGCTGCGCTTCCACGAGCTCCGCGCCGGCGCACACCCGCGCGTGGCCACGCCTGCTACGTAG
- a CDS encoding WD40 repeat domain-containing protein (Syntenic homolog of Saccharomyces cerevisiae YPL139C (UME1), YOR229W (WTM2) and YOR230W (WTM1); Tandem gene duplication in Saccharomyces cerevisiae), which translates to MAEDREASRGTPVRLRQTTNDVPDPTVNKIKNEQFKVWKKTIPSLYQYITSLKPRYASPAGVAGSVRKTIAFTDEAERRMENGVLHTSVLVSLGRDVYRQGCVLPLGVHLEEADGGGALPDPEFEDSMGLQEQLRPVWTHPSADVAGMAYVGRADVAAVVVATDGSVAWFRSGAPRPVQTLPPVAGSVAEVDLAVSEDGQLAVVVQSGIDGDNAHTVLRVVDNGDALGKVLHTVRLSEAAVVHAVKFQGSHIFVTCSSDNTVRFWDARTPAEPLWHLHGVRDGRFVAVAPSPLVGTVFATGSDTGVIKLWDIRAVIAATADEPAAELTRLVHPDGDAVVELLFSADTPTQFVSVGAPGNVYHWDVEPLLQLPGEDDPNESARDSDELQQQCLKFLHTVGGRRTLGPIPKRKTVAWHPTFGDVVGCIDADGLITVYKPYFGRPDDPDADDDSLQ; encoded by the coding sequence ATGGCAGAGGACCGGGAGGCGAGCAGAGGGACCCCGGTGCGGCTACGACAGACCACTAACGACGTACCAGATCCCACGGTCAACAAGATAAAAAATGAGCAATTCAAGGTATGGAAAAAAACCATCCCGTCGCTGTACCAGTACATTACGTCGCTGAAGCCGCGCTACGCCAGCCCTGCGGGCGTTGCCGGCAGCGTGCGCAAGACCATTGCGTTCACGGATGAGGCGGAGCGCCGCATGGAAAACGGAGTGCTGCATACCTCGGTGCTCGTGTCGCTGGGGCGCGACGTGTACAGGCAGGGATGCGTGCTGCCGCTCGGCGTGCACCTGGAGGAGGCGGACGGCGGGGGCGCGCTGCCGGACCCGGAGTTCGAGGACAGCATGGGGCTacaggagcagctgcggcctGTGTGGACGCATCCCAGCGCAGACGTGGCAGGCATGGCGTACGTGGGGCGGGCGGACGTGGCGGCGGTTGTGGTGGCTACGGACGGCAGTGTGGCGTGGTTccgcagcggcgcgccgcgcccggTGCAGACGCTGCCCCCGGTCGCTGGGAGCGTTGCGGAGGTCGACCTTGCCGTCTCGGAGGACGGGCAGCTGGCGGTTGTGGTGCAGAGCGGCATCGACGGCGATAACGCGCACACGGTGCTGCGCGTCGTCGACAACGGTGACGCGCTGGGCAAGGTGTTGCACACGGTGCGTCTCTCGGAGGCCGCGGTTGTGCACGCGGTGAAGTTTCAAGGGTCCCATATATTTGTCACGTGCTCGAGCGATAACACCGTGCGCTTCTGGGACGCGCGCACGCCCGCTGAGCCGCTCTGGCACCTGCACGGCGTGCGCGACGGCCGCTTTGTGGCCGTCGCTCCCTCGCCGCTGGTGGGCACCGTCTTCGCCACGGGCTCCGATACTGGTGTGATCAAGCTGTGGGACATCCGCGCGGTGATTGCCGCAACCGCGGACGAGCCCGCGGCGGAGCTGACCCGCCTGGTGCACCCGGACGGCGACGCCGTGGTCGAGCTCCTCTTCAGCGCCGACACCCCCACGCAGTTTGTCTCCGTCGGCGCGCCCGGCAACGTGTACCACTGGGACGTCGAGCccctgctgcagctgcccGGAGAGGACGACCCGAACGAGTCCGCTCGCGACTCGgacgagctgcagcagcagtgcCTGAAGTTCCTGCATACCGTCGGGGGCCGTCGCACGCTCGGCCCAATCCCCAAGCGCAAGACCGTCGCGTGGCACCCCACCTTCGGCGACGTCGTGGGCTGCATCGACGCCGACGGCCTCATCACCGTGTACAAGCCTTATTTCGGCAGACCCGATGATCCCGACGCTGACGACGACAGCCTGCAGTGA
- a CDS encoding ACR117Wp (Syntenic homolog of Saccharomyces cerevisiae YOR231W (MKK1) and YPL140C (MKK2)) — MAFMFKPPEQRKRNEKSPRLSLPSTLIGSATPAGDEHASGAMGNSIGSDLHREQKLRGLGQSVQIAEQLSAGSTDTAGSDVLSQHAPSSASSQTSKVLPRRPVPPGMPALAFLSKHPYAQQVTGPLPTTSGEKAGSHSGATTLSAGPTRPPLPKLPYLHVEPKLPCEELPYSALHAGSSSSSNIHSPSRALQEMRLISAGSTPVEPVPPAATVPPCKDVDELEEEMWTHVHLKDQIEELGVLGEGAGGSVTKCKLRHGSKIFALKTITTLTTDQESQKQIFRELQFNKSCKSDYIVRYYGMFTDEEHSSIYIAMEYMGGRSLDAIYKHLLKHGGRVGEKVLGKIAESVLRGLSYLHQRKIIHRDIKPQNILLNEAGQVKLCDFGVSGEAVNSLATTFTGTSYYMAPERIQGQPYSVTSDVWSLGLTLLEVAQAHFPFDSGKFAANMPPIELLMLILTFTPQLKDEPEANIVWSKAFKSFISYCLKKESRERPSPRQMLRHPWIQGQMKKRVNMEKFIYKCWQAR, encoded by the coding sequence ATGGCGTTCATGTTCAAGCCACCAGAGCAGCGGAAGCGCAATGAGAAGTCTCCGAGATTGTCGCTGCCGTCGACGTTAATTGGTAGTGCTACCCCTGCGGGCGACGAACACGCATCAGGAGCGATGGGCAACTCAATTGGGTCGGATCTACACAGGGAGCAGAAACTGCGTGGACTTGGGCAATCTGTACAGATAGCAGAACAGCTATCTGCTGGATCTACGGATACTGCGGGGTCGGACGTTCTCTCGCAGCACGCGCCATCTAGCGCATCGTCGCAGACCTCGAAGGTCCTTCCCCGGCGGCCTGTGCCGCCGGGGATGCCTGCGCTGGCGTTTCTGTCGAAGCACCCGTACGCACAGCAGGTGACGGGGCCGCTGCCCACGACGAGCGGAGAGAAGGCGGGAAGTCACTCAGGTGCAACCACGCTGTCCGCGGGGCCAACCAGGCCTCCGCTGCCCAAGTTGCCGTACCTGCACGTGGAGCCGAAGCTGCCCTGCGAGGAGCTGCCGTACTCTGCGCTGCACGCGGGCTCGAGCTCATCCAGCAACATACATTCCCCGTCGCGCGCATTGCAGGAGATGCGGTTAATCTCTGCTGGCAGTACTCCGGTTGAGCCGGTGCCCCCGGCGGCGACTGTACCGCCATGCAAAGACGTGGACGAATTGGAGGAAGAGATGTGGACGCATGTGCACCTGAAAGACCAGATAGAAGAGCTTGGCGTGCTGGGCGAGGGCGCGGGCGGATCAGTCACGAAGTGCAAACTTAGGCACGGTTCCAAAATCTTCGCGCTCAAAACTATAACCACGCTGACCACGGACCAGGAGAGCCAGAAGCAGATATTCCGCGAGCTGCAGTTCAACAAGAGCTGCAAGTCTGACTACATCGTGCGCTACTACGGCATGTTTACCGACGAGGAGCACTCCTCGATATACATCGCCATGGAATACATGGGCGGGAGGTCGCTGGACGCCATCTACAAACACCTACTAAAACACGGCGGCAGGGTCGGCGAGAAGGTGCTCGGCAAGATCGCCGAAAgcgtgctgcgcggcctGTCGTACCTCCACCAGCGCAAAATCATCCACCGCGACATCAAGCCCCAAAACATTCTCCTCAACGAGGCAGGCCAGGTGAAGCTCTGCGACTTCGGCGTGAGCGGCGAGGCTGTCAACTCGCTCGCCACTACGTTTACTGGCACCTCGTACTACATGGCGCCGGAGCGCATCCAGGGCCAGCCTTACAGCGTCACCAGCGACGTCTGGTCGCTGGGCCTCACCCTGCTGGAGGTAGCCCAGGCCCACTTCCCCTTCGACTCCGGCAAATTCGCAGCCAACATGCCGCCCATAGAATTGCTTATGCTGATCCTCACCTTCACGCCGCAGCTCAAAGATGAACCCGAGGCGAACATCGTGTGGAGCAAGGCCTTCAAGTCATTCATCAGCTACTGTCTCAAGAAGGAGTCGCGCGAGCGGCCCTCGCCCAGGCAGATGCTGCGCCACCCCTGGATACAGGGGCAGATGAAAAAGCGTGTCAATATGGAGAAGTTCATCTACAAGTGCTGGCAGGCCAGGTGA
- the MGE1 gene encoding mitochondrial nucleotide exchange factor MGE1 (Syntenic homolog of Saccharomyces cerevisiae YOR232W (MGE1)), which translates to MGPYLPAILRPIGRYATLYNVPRVAGQLRCYAADAKDAADAQGESAADPRVAELEKQLADKSKEAADLKDRLLRSVADFRNLQEVTRRDVQKARDFALQRFSKDLLESLDNFGHALGAVSPEALQRSPEIADLHAGVRLTRDVFEKTLLKHGIAPIDALGQPFDPNLHEATFELPQPDKTPGTVFHVQQPGYTLNGRVIRPAKVGVVKDPDA; encoded by the coding sequence ATGGGCCCCTACCTTCCAGCGATTTTGAGACCGATTGGCAGATACGCCACCCTCTACAACGTGCCGCGCGTGGCAGGCCAGCTGCGCTGCTACGCCGCAGACGCCAAAGACGCCGCAGACGCGCAGGGCGAGTCTGCGGCCGACCCACGTGTCgcggagctggagaagCAGCTTGCCGACAAGTCCAAGGAGGCCGCGGACCTCAAGGACCGCCTGCTGCGCTCCGTCGCGGACTTCCGCAACCTGCAGGAGGTGACGCGCCGCGACGTGCAGAAGGCACGTGACTTCGCGCTCCAGCGCTTTTCCAAGGACCTGCTCGAGTCGCTTGACAACTTCGGCCACGCGCTCGGCGCCGTCTCGCCCGAGGCGCTCCAGCGCTCGCCCGAGATTGCAGACCTGCATGCCGGCGTCCGCCTCACCCGCGACGTCTTCGAAAAGACCCTGCTCAAGCACGGCATCGCCCCCATCGACGCGCTCGGCCAGCCCTTCGACCCCAACCTCCACGAGGCTACCTTCGAGCTGCCCCAGCCCGACAAGACCCCGGGTACTGTCTTCCACGTGCAGCAGCCCGGCTACACCCTCAACGGCCGCGTCATCCGCCCCGCCAAGGTCGGCGTCGTCAAGGACCCCGACGCCTGA
- a CDS encoding ACR119Wp (Syntenic homolog of Saccharomyces cerevisiae YPL141C (FRK1) and YOR233W (KIN4)), which translates to MTSIPHRHTYYGGGATPPAATGPLSGSRGHAAGRSKKKQVTFGPYIIGPTLGEGEFGKVKLGWSKARLDGDSRNVAIKLIRRDTVPKNSEKEIKIYRELNALKLLSHPNIVRLEEVLQNSKYIGIVLQYASGGEFYKYIQKKRRLKEPPACRLFAQLISGVHYIHYKGLAHRDLKLENLLLDEHENLIITDFGFVNEFHKNDLMRTSCGSPCYAAPELVVSSKPYSAQKADVWSCGVILYAMLAGYLPWDDDPENPEGDDIAKLYQYITHTSLKFPEYIKPIPRDLLRRILVSNPEVRLTVADIEQHAWLQPHAQFLMWSPSDWDAKAKAETNNLFRQPSAVHAGVLRPQSSCSISSANSKGDNRGSLIMDSTLNPQPVPPQEFQSHIIMKPTSPSNGLRKMSPVRRHARSNSAASIALQAVVDAERDYFNSPSIHSLHHDSLSQNTTPPSSAGRVPTYAITRSATHHNGISSSLMNRNSVIIEVSPQKGSVPPVMIPGNRESLNGQESGGIAMADMSQRPTIVKDKTSSHMVPQAGRKQRPTSYQPCSTTAFAQSPDLVSGAGALVPIMGKQQRVSTASNPTFVDVGRSGSTRRLPGPNNQLLETPFEADRQIDDNPVVDDATIKSDDMLPSTLEIVAYDNECGTSPGSNGQHRRYSAIVMSEIYEQEEGERISCELSSPKKMGSARPDCSTARISINTPNMGLQNRECIVSSSSPESDASSKQKSGKTDKKDKRFSLLSFYSFYNNSKSSIDSSTDAVQPTGLVLDVVKHPNISRTSSQKKNPAPAGNGTQAIPRRHNTLPREAQRTPVALSYVYASLDVTPNAGTPELADVPSPINLVKMAEQPHGTKQHDPSTPTRSATVHGKSQRLSNNTPKGPIYEDPKPKRKTNKVSLMVSSINPSQAPQPPRQKEPSTARKVLDFFKRRSLRI; encoded by the coding sequence ATGACGTCGATCCCACACCGGCACACGTACTATGGGGGCGGGGcgacgccgccggcggcgacggGGCCGCTGAGCGGGTCACGTGGGCACGCGGCAGGTCGCagcaagaagaagcaggTGACGTTCGGGCCGTACATCATTGGGCCGACGCTGGGCGAGGGCGAGTTCGGTAAGGTGAAGCTGGGGTGGTCGAAGGCGCGGCTGGACGGGGACTCGCGCAACGTGGCGATCAAGCTGATTCGGCGGGACACGGTGCCGAAGAACTCCGAGAAGGAGATCAAGATCTACCGCGAGCTGAACGCGCTGAAGCTGCTGAGCCATCCGAACATCGTGCGGCTGGAGGAGGTGCTGCAGAACTCGAAGTACATCGGGATCGTGCTGCAGTACGCGTCGGGCGGCGAGTTCTACAAGTACATCCAGAAGAAGCGGCGGCTGAAGGAGCCGCCGGCGTGCCGCCTGTTCGCGCAGCTGATCAGCGGCGTGCACTACATCCACTACAAGGGTCTCGCGCACCGGGACCTGAAGCTGGAGAACCTGTTGTTGGACGAGCACGAGAACCTGATCATCACGGACTTCGGCTTCGTGAACGAGTTCCACAAGAACGACCTGATGCGCACGTCGTGCGGGTCGCCATGCTACGCGGCTCCGGAATTGGTCGTGTCTTCCAAGCCGTACTCGGCGCAGAAGGCTGACGTATGGTCATGCGGGGTGATCCTGTACGCGATGCTTGCGGGGTACCTTCCATGGGACGACGATCCCGAGAATCCGGAGGGCGACGATATTGCTAAGCTTTACCAGTATATCACGCACACCTCGCTGAAATTCCCGGAGTATATCAAGCCGATACCCCGCGATCTGCTCAGACGGATCCTCGTTTCCAATCCTGAGGTGCGTCTAACGGTGGCTGACATAGAACAGCACGCGTGGTTGCAGCCGCACGCGCAGTTTTTGATGTGGTCACCGAGCGACTGGGATGCCAAGGCGAAAGCTGAAACAAACAATCTATTCAGACAGCCGAGTGCGGTCCACGCCGGGGTCCTGCGCCCCCAGTCCAGCTGCTCTATCTCATCAGCGAACTCCAAAGGCGATAACCGCGGTTCGTTAATTATGGATTCGACACTAAATCCGCAACCGGTGCCCCCGCAAGAGTTCCAGTCTCATATTATCATGAAACCTACCTCTCCTTCTAACGGTCTGCGCAAGATGTCTCCAGTTAGAAGACATGCCAGGAGCAATTCCGCTGCGTCGATTGCTCTACAGGCCGTGGTCGATGCGGAGCGAGATTATTTCAACTCCCCATCAATACATTCGCTACACCACGACTCTCTGTCACAGAATACAACGCCGCCTTCATCGGCAGGTAGAGTGCCAACGTATGCTATTACACGTTCTGCTACTCATCACAATGGCATTTCATCTTCGCTAATGAATCGCAATAGTGTTATCATCGAGGTGAGCCCACAGAAGGGCTCCGTTCCGCCGGTAATGATTCCTGGGAATAGAGAGTCTTTAAATGGGCAAGAGAGCGGCGGAATTGCTATGGCAGACATGTCCCAGCGGCCTACCATTGTTAAGGATAAAACTTCGAGCCACATGGTTCCACAGGCTGGCCGGAAGCAAAGACCAACCTCTTATCAACCATGCAGTACCACTGCTTTTGCGCAGTCACCCGATTTGGTATCTGGGGCTGGTGCACTTGTCCCTATTATGGGAAAACAACAACGTGTATCAACGGCTTCCAATCCCACATTTGTCGATGTTGGCAGATCGGGTAGCACCCGCAGATTGCCTGGGCCCAATAACCAGCTTTTGGAAACTCCGTTCGAAGCTGATAGACAAATCGATGACAATCCGGTAGTTGATGATGCCACTATTAAATCTGATGATATGCTACCTTCGACGTTAGAAATAGTCGCTTACGATAATGAGTGTGGAACGAGTCCCGGGTCAAATGGACAACACAGACGCTATAGCGCGATAGTGATGAGCGAAATTTACGAGCAGGAAGAGGGCGAACGAATATCTTGCGAGCTAAGTTCGCCGAAGAAGATGGGTTCTGCTCGGCCAGATTGCTCCACAGCCCGTATCTCTATCAACACCCCTAATATGGGCCTCCAGAACCGCGAATGTATCGTTTCCTCCAGCTCCCCTGAATCCGACGCTTCCTCAAAACAGAAATCAGGCAAAACGGACAAGAAGGATAAGAGATTCAGCTTGCTTTCATTTTACTCCTTTTATAACAACTCCAAGTCTAGCATTGATTCTAGCACAGACGCTGTACAACCAACTGGGTTGGTTTTAGATGTTGTGAAACACCCGAACATTTCAAGGACGAGCTCTCAGAAGAAGAAtcctgcgccagctggcAATGGCACACAGGCTATTCCTAGAAGACACAACACCTTACCAAGAGAGGCACAAAGGACACCAGTGGCGTTGAGTTATGTCTACGCCTCCCTGGATGTCACACCGAACGCTGGCACTCCTGAGTTGGCCGATGTGCCCAGTCCTATAAATCTTGTGAAGATGGCAGAGCAACCACATGGGACGAAACAGCATGATCCATCCACTCCTACACGCTCTGCCACCGTCCACGGCAAATCGCAGCGATTATCGAACAACACGCCGAAGGGTCCGATTTATGAAGATCCCAAGCCCAAGCGCAAGACTAATAAGGTGTCTCTGATGGTTTCCTCTATAAACCCGTCTCAGGCGCCGCAGCCTCCACGGCAGAAAGAACCCAGCACTGCAAGGAAGGTGCTCGATTTCTTTAAGAGAAGGAGTCTGAGAATATAG
- a CDS encoding 60S ribosomal protein eL33 (Syntenic homolog of Saccharomyces cerevisiae YPL143W (RPL33A) and YOR234C (RPL33B); 1-intron), with amino-acid sequence MAESHRLYVKGKHLSYQRSKSVNNPNVSLIKIEGVTNPEDAKFYLGKRVAYVYRCSKEVRGSKIRVIWGKIARTHGNSGVVRAKFRSNLPAKTFGASVRIFLYPSNI; translated from the exons ATGGCTGAATCTCATAGAT TGTACGTCAAGGGTAAGCACTTGTCCTACCAAAGATCCAAGAGTGTCAACAACCCAAATGTCTCTTTGATCAAGATTGAGGGTGTGACCAACCCAGAAGACGCGAAGTTCTACTTGGGTAAGAGAGTTGCGTACGTGTACAGATGCTCCAAGGAGGTCCGTGGCTCCAAGATCAGAGTCATCTGGGGCAAGATTGCCAGAACCCACGGTAACTCTGGTGTTGTCAGAGCCAAGTTCAGATCCAATTTGCCAGCCAAGACTTTCGGTGCTTCTGTTAGAATCTTCTTGTACCCATCTAACATCTAA
- a CDS encoding flavin-containing monooxygenase (NOHBY324; No homolog in Saccharomyces cerevisiae; Syntenic homolog of Kluyveromyces lactis KLLA0D07414g) yields MSPTPLYPSVSSPSHAKKTLRQKQIEEYYAAEIYPPIIDGPVDYDLPQLKVYGDQRPCPELILDDSENALRPLVEEWLEKLNAMLESINTGARREIIHSNMDNVFTNHAAWRDHLAVSWDLHTFNTLDDLKDRLVPFLESALLENVKLDDLADYHYKYGFGKVLVHEETWDHPPIEWIQVYYSFENKIGYGKGIARLAAVEDELTGEATLKCFTFYTVLEDLKAYPEKILRNRPEGVNHGQHVGRQSWLELRAKETTFDRNNQPTVLIVGGGQGGLAVAARLKSFGISSLIIEKNARVGDNWRNRYKFLVLHDPIWYDEMPYLRFPPTWPVYTPKDKLGDWFDAYAKSLDLNTRCASTVTGASFDELTGRWRVEVTDNLSGGVTYFAPSHLILATGHSGEPRLPKFKDQELFEGKIVHSSEHGTGAEYKGKRALVVGGCNSAHDICQDFYEQGADVTMLQRSSTCIITATHGTIHNNRGLYDEDGPVTETADHIFHSMPIHLLNGMMQQQYRVSCRDDEELLRSLQRVGFKLNGGYNGTGLFGLYFRQGSGYYIDVGCSGLIADGKVKLKQGVGIERFLKNGVVFTDGSRLENIDIVVLATGYTNMRETARRLFGNKVAGRLDPVWGLDEEGETKTMWRNSGHPNFWFMGGNLALARYYSKRLALKIVAQEMNIFY; encoded by the coding sequence ATGTCTCCTACACCATTGTATCCATCCGTCTCCAGCCCCTCCCATGCCAAAAAGACTCTAAGACAGAAGCAGATCGAAGAGTATTATGCGGCTGAGATTTATCCTCCCATTATCGATGGGCCTGTTGACTACGACTTGCCACAGCTGAAGGTGTACGGCGACCAGAGACCCTGTCCAGAGCTAATCCTGGACGACTCTGAGAATGCGCTAAGGCCTCTAGTGGAAGAGTGGTTAGAGAAGCTAAACGCAATGCTAGAAAGCATCAACACAGGTGCCAGAAGAGAGATAATACACAGCAATATGGACAACGTTTTCACAAATCACGCTGCCTGGAGAGACCACTTAGCTGTTAGTTGGGACCTTCACACATTTAATACCCTTGACGACTTGAAGGATAGGCTCGTGCCATTCTTAGAAAGCGCGCTATTGGAAAACGTGAAACTCGACGATTTAGCGGACTATCATTACAAATATGGGTTCGGGAAAGTGCTAGTGCACGAGGAGACGTGGGATCACCCTCCGATCGAATGGATCCAGGTATATTATTCTTTTGAGAATAAAATTGGCTACGGAAAGGGTATCGCCAGGTTGGCCGCGGTCGAAGATGAACTTACCGGGGAAGCCACTTTAAAATGCTTTACCTTTTACACTGTATTGGAGGACTTGAAGGCGTACCCCGAGAAAATCTTACGTAACCGCCCGGAGGGTGTCAATCATGGGCAGCATGTAGGGCGCCAATCATGGTTAGAGCTACGGGCAAAGGAAACTACCTTCGACAGGAACAACCAGCCAACTGTGCTTATCGTTGGCGGCGGCCAGGGCGGATTGGCTGTAGCCGCCAGGTTGAAGAGCTTCGGTATCAGTTCTCTCATCATTGAGAAGAATGCGCGCGTGGGCGACAACTGGCGGAACCGCTATAAGTTCTTGGTCTTGCACGATCCGATCTGGTACGATGAGATGCCATATTTGCGCTTCCCACCTACCTGGCCGGTGTACACGCCGAAAGACAAGTTGGGTGACTGGTTTGATGCATATGCGAAAAGCTTGGACTTGAATACCCGCTGCGCGTCTACTGTGACGGGGGCATCGTTTGACGAATTGACTGGCAGGTGGAGGGTCGAGGTGACAGATAATCTGTCCGGAGGTGTGACGTACTTCGCTCCCAGCCACTTGATCCTTGCCACAGGTCACTCGGGCGAGCCCCGTCTCCCCAAGTTCAAGGACCAAGAGCTTTTCGAGGGAAAGATTGTGCACTCTTCGGAGCATGGCACTGGCGCCGAATACAAGGGTAAGAGGGCGTTGGTAGTAGGCGGCTGCAACTCCGCGCACGACATCTGCCAGGATTTCTATGAGCAGGGCGCCGACGTCACGATGCTACAGAGATCCTCCACATGCATCATCACCGCTACCCACGGCACGATACACAACAACAGAGGGTTGTACGACGAGGACGGCCCGGTGACGGAGACAGCCGATCATATCTTCCATTCCATGCCCATACACTTGCTAAATGGTAtgatgcagcagcagtaCCGGGTTTCATGCCGGGATGACGAAGAGCTTCTCCGGTCACTTCAGCGGGTCGGTTTCAAGTTGAACGGTGGCTACAACGGCACGGGCTTGTTCGGGCTCTACTTCCGCCAGGGCTCCGGCTACTACATCGACGTAGGCTGCTCGGGGCTAATAGCGGACGGGAAGGTCAAGCTCAAGCAGGGCGTCGGGATCGAACGCTTCCTCAAGAACGGCGTCGTGTTCACAGATGGCAGCCGCCTAGAGAACATCGACATCGTCGTCCTTGCCACGGGCTACACCAACATGCGGGAGACCGCAAGACGGTTATTCGGCAACAAGGTCGCGGGCCGCCTAGACCCTGTCTGGGGCCTCGACGAGGAGGGCGAGACCAAAACCATGTGGCGCAACTCCGGCCACCCCAACTTCTGGTTCATGGGCGGCAACCTTGCATTGGCCAGATACTATTCCAAGCGCCTAGCGCTCAAGATCGTTGCCCAGGAGATGAACATCTTCTACTAA
- the POC4 gene encoding Poc4p (Syntenic homolog of Saccharomyces cerevisiae YPL144W (POC4)), which produces MTQTKTADYTVSTLGGDDVRLLVTMPVELTASKKVPVSIVVSGRCDGVNEELAATVYGVPYKGSDVVTSVLLDTADNRIRDFGSTFCRVLVKKVGLPCYVSVSSSVGRMLDSGDQLAVIRKALEHLTS; this is translated from the coding sequence ATGACACAGACCAAAACAGCAGACTATACTGTCAGTACGCTTGGGGGGGACGATGTGCGGCTACTGGTGACCATGCCGGTGGAGCTGACGGCGAGCAAGAAGGTGCCGGTGAGCATCGTAGTGTCGGGCCGGTGCGATGGCGTTAATGAGGAGCTGGCCGCTACGGTGTATGGCGTGCCATATAAGGGCTCTGATGTGGTGACGAGCGTGCTGCTGGATACAGCCGACAACCGGATACGGGATTTTGGGTCGACTTTCTGCCGTGTGCTGGTGAAGAAGGTCGGGCTCCCCTGTTATGTGAGCGTGAGCAGCAGCGTGGGCCGGATGCTCGACAGCGGCGACCAGCTCGCGGTTATCCGGAAGGCGCTCGAACACCTGACGTCGTAG